In Bacillus toyonensis BCT-7112, a single window of DNA contains:
- the ruvB gene encoding Holliday junction branch migration DNA helicase RuvB has translation MDERLLSGESGYEDADLEYSLRPQTLRQYIGQDKAKHNLEVFIEAAKMREETLDHVLLYGPPGLGKTTLANIIANEMGVNIRTTSGPAIERPGDLAAVLTALQPGDVLFIDEIHRLHRSIEEVLYPAMEDFCLDIVIGKGPSARSVRLDLPPFTLVGATTRAGALSAPLRDRFGVLSRLEYYTVDQLSAIVERTAEVFEVEIDSLAALEIARRARGTPRIANRLLRRVRDFAQVRSDGTIAMEITQMALELLQVDKLGLDHIDHKLLLGIIEKFRGGPVGLETVSATIGEESHTIEDVYEPYLLQIGFLQRTPRGRIVTPLAYEHFGMEMPKV, from the coding sequence ATGGACGAACGTCTCCTTTCAGGGGAATCTGGATACGAAGATGCGGATTTAGAGTATTCATTACGGCCACAGACGCTCCGTCAGTATATTGGCCAAGATAAAGCGAAACATAATTTAGAAGTGTTTATTGAAGCGGCGAAAATGCGTGAAGAAACGTTAGATCACGTACTTTTATATGGACCACCTGGACTTGGTAAAACGACGCTTGCGAATATTATTGCCAATGAAATGGGTGTTAACATTCGAACGACGTCAGGTCCCGCAATTGAAAGACCAGGAGATTTAGCAGCGGTATTAACAGCACTTCAGCCTGGAGATGTATTGTTTATTGATGAAATTCATCGTTTGCATAGATCAATTGAAGAAGTACTATATCCTGCGATGGAAGATTTTTGCCTTGATATCGTAATTGGAAAAGGACCGTCAGCACGGTCTGTACGTTTAGATTTACCTCCATTTACATTAGTTGGAGCGACAACACGTGCCGGAGCATTATCAGCGCCGCTCCGTGACCGTTTCGGTGTACTTTCAAGATTAGAGTATTATACAGTGGATCAGCTTTCTGCGATTGTTGAACGTACAGCGGAAGTATTCGAAGTGGAAATTGATTCGTTAGCCGCACTAGAAATTGCAAGACGTGCCCGTGGTACACCTCGTATTGCGAATCGTTTATTACGACGTGTACGTGACTTCGCACAAGTTCGCAGCGACGGAACAATTGCAATGGAAATTACACAAATGGCATTAGAACTACTGCAGGTAGATAAATTAGGACTCGATCATATTGATCATAAATTATTGCTCGGTATAATTGAGAAATTCCGTGGTGGCCCAGTTGGATTAGAGACAGTTTCGGCAACGATTGGAGAAGAATCTCATACAATTGAAGATGTGTATGAGCCGTATTTATTACAAATTGGCTTTTTACAACGAACGCCAAGAGGCCGAATCGTAACGCCACTTGCGTATGAACATTTCGGAATGGAGATGCCAAAAGTATGA
- the ruvA gene encoding Holliday junction DNA helicase RuvA produces MFEYVTGYVEYVGPEYVVIDHNGIGYQIFTPNPYVFQRSKQEIRVYTYHYVREDIMALYGFKTREERLLFTKLLGVSGIGPKGALAILASGQTGQVVQAIEHEDEKFLVKFPGVGKKTARQMILDLKGKLADVVPDAFVDLFSDVESFDEKKGSSVELDEALEALRALGYAEREVSRVVPELLKESLTTDQYIKKALSLLLNGKR; encoded by the coding sequence TTGTTTGAATATGTTACAGGTTACGTGGAGTATGTAGGACCGGAATATGTCGTAATTGACCATAATGGAATTGGGTACCAAATTTTCACACCAAATCCGTATGTATTTCAAAGAAGTAAGCAAGAAATCCGTGTCTATACATATCATTATGTGAGAGAAGATATTATGGCACTTTACGGGTTTAAAACACGTGAAGAGCGTTTATTATTTACAAAATTGTTAGGTGTGTCTGGCATTGGGCCAAAAGGCGCTCTTGCGATTTTAGCTTCTGGTCAAACAGGACAGGTCGTTCAAGCGATTGAACATGAAGATGAGAAGTTTTTAGTGAAATTCCCGGGCGTCGGAAAGAAAACAGCGCGCCAAATGATTTTAGATTTAAAAGGAAAACTAGCAGATGTTGTACCAGATGCATTTGTTGATTTGTTCTCAGATGTTGAAAGTTTTGATGAGAAGAAAGGTTCCTCAGTTGAACTTGATGAAGCACTGGAAGCACTGCGTGCACTTGGTTATGCAGAACGGGAAGTTTCTCGTGTTGTACCAGAGTTATTAAAAGAATCATTAACGACGGATCAATATATTAAAAAGGCACTTAGTCTTTTACTAAATGGTAAGAGGTGA
- a CDS encoding iron-hydroxamate ABC transporter substrate-binding protein, translated as MKRKLFILLTIMLVVLSIVGCSSQKEASKAKEQPKTKVVKHAKGEATIPVNPKRIVDLSGSTEELLLLGHKPVGTANTYKDKIQNHLTDKLDGVKAVGWYWAPKVDLEAVTALKPDLIILNNRQLKIYDQLEKVAPTVVLETNLEDWRGKFKEVGKLFDEEKKADKWIADYDKKADSLSKKIKEKTKDENFMFVAVTPQNFRVYGSFGYGDIIFNDLKLPATKGTDLKQTMAQVSLEGLVAFQPDQMFIVSFGGEADKVYEDYKNSAVWKDNKAVKNNHVYEVSNEIFNTKAFNPIGKDMLIDEIAKEILAKNK; from the coding sequence ATGAAACGTAAGTTATTTATTTTATTAACTATTATGCTAGTCGTTCTTTCTATCGTTGGCTGTTCTTCTCAAAAAGAAGCGTCAAAAGCAAAAGAACAACCGAAAACAAAAGTTGTGAAACACGCTAAAGGGGAAGCTACAATTCCAGTAAATCCAAAGAGAATTGTTGACTTATCTGGATCAACAGAAGAGTTATTACTTCTTGGACACAAACCTGTTGGTACAGCAAATACATATAAAGATAAAATCCAAAATCACTTAACAGACAAGCTAGATGGCGTAAAAGCAGTTGGCTGGTACTGGGCACCTAAAGTTGATTTAGAAGCTGTTACAGCTTTAAAACCGGACTTAATTATTTTAAATAATCGTCAATTAAAAATTTATGATCAATTAGAAAAGGTTGCACCGACTGTTGTTCTAGAAACAAACTTAGAAGACTGGCGCGGTAAGTTTAAAGAAGTAGGTAAACTATTTGATGAAGAAAAGAAAGCTGACAAATGGATTGCCGACTACGATAAAAAAGCAGACTCTTTATCTAAAAAAATTAAAGAAAAAACAAAAGATGAAAACTTTATGTTTGTCGCAGTTACACCACAAAACTTCCGTGTATACGGTAGCTTCGGATACGGTGACATCATCTTTAACGACTTAAAACTTCCAGCAACAAAAGGTACAGATTTAAAACAAACGATGGCGCAAGTATCATTAGAAGGGCTTGTTGCATTCCAACCTGATCAAATGTTTATTGTAAGCTTCGGCGGCGAGGCTGATAAAGTGTACGAAGACTATAAAAATAGTGCTGTTTGGAAAGACAATAAAGCAGTAAAAAACAATCACGTATATGAAGTATCGAATGAAATCTTCAATACGAAAGCATTCAATCCAATCGGAAAAGATATGCTAATTGATGAAATCGCAAAAGAAATTTTAGCTAAAAACAAGTAA
- a CDS encoding BofC C-terminal domain-containing protein, which produces MKWILIAVQAFVMMFCLAYETSVRAEGPVPEVTEKESEVTILLERMYVDGEVSEEIFTEKVADLEKFLQQYKEWQLVDRDDVQIVLQKKVDDISPLLKTSGYFGVSEEGILQIFKGVPKSDNAIHSFFQIDMKKLESYERAKLKRGIRIKSKESFVKTIEKMKQYAVQNKKKSSSW; this is translated from the coding sequence ATGAAATGGATACTGATTGCAGTGCAAGCTTTCGTGATGATGTTTTGTTTAGCCTATGAAACGAGTGTGAGGGCGGAAGGACCAGTACCAGAAGTAACAGAAAAAGAATCTGAAGTTACAATTTTATTAGAGCGTATGTATGTTGATGGAGAAGTAAGTGAAGAAATATTTACAGAAAAAGTAGCGGATTTAGAAAAGTTTTTACAGCAATATAAAGAATGGCAACTCGTTGATCGTGATGATGTACAAATTGTATTGCAAAAGAAAGTGGACGATATTTCTCCGTTATTGAAGACGAGCGGCTATTTTGGTGTTTCAGAGGAAGGGATATTACAAATTTTCAAGGGTGTACCAAAAAGTGATAATGCGATTCATTCTTTCTTTCAAATTGATATGAAAAAACTTGAGAGTTATGAGCGTGCGAAATTGAAACGTGGTATTCGTATAAAATCAAAAGAAAGTTTTGTGAAGACGATTGAAAAAATGAAGCAATATGCAGTGCAAAATAAGAAAAAAAGCAGCTCATGGTGA
- a CDS encoding YhcN/YlaJ family sporulation lipoprotein: protein MNTKVKVIAASLLVTSALAACGTPKDNNAMDGRNYNYERTSYNDTHQYRDNVARNDRYTDYVTYRNGRNDTGYNNYYRDVNYNGQIANPHPTRNITMNNSYINNDGKTAERITNRVKRMNNVDRVSTVVYGNDVAIAVKPRNTATNETAMANEIRQAVSNEVGNRNVYVSVRNDMFTRVDAMSTRLRNGTVTNDFNRDIGNMFRDIRYGLTGTVR from the coding sequence TTGAATACGAAAGTAAAAGTGATTGCTGCTTCTTTGTTAGTTACCAGTGCATTAGCTGCATGTGGTACACCAAAAGATAACAATGCGATGGATGGACGTAACTACAATTACGAGCGTACATCTTATAATGATACACATCAGTATCGTGATAATGTAGCGCGTAACGATCGTTATACAGATTATGTAACATATAGAAACGGTCGTAACGATACAGGATATAATAATTATTACCGTGATGTAAATTACAACGGGCAAATTGCTAATCCGCATCCAACTCGTAATATTACAATGAACAATTCATACATTAACAATGATGGTAAAACTGCAGAAAGAATTACAAATCGTGTGAAACGTATGAATAACGTAGACCGCGTGTCTACGGTTGTATATGGAAACGACGTAGCGATTGCAGTAAAACCACGTAACACAGCGACAAATGAAACGGCGATGGCGAACGAAATTCGTCAAGCGGTTTCAAATGAAGTTGGAAACAGAAACGTATATGTTTCTGTAAGAAATGATATGTTTACTCGTGTCGATGCAATGAGTACGCGTCTACGTAACGGTACAGTTACAAATGATTTTAATCGTGACATAGGAAATATGTTCCGAGACATTCGTTACGGTTTAACTGGTACAGTGCGATAG
- the nadA gene encoding quinolinate synthase NadA — protein sequence MSILEKVQPIETMLPERYYTMSMENMEKRVREIKEKMGKTLFIPGHHYQKDEVVQFSDAAGDSLQLAQVAASNKEAKYIVFCGVHFMAETADMLTTDEQVVILPDMRAGCSMADMADIEQTERAWKELTKLFGDTMIPLTYVNSTAAIKAFCGRNGGATVTSSNAKQMVSWAFTQKERLVFLPDQHLGRNTAHDLGIPLDKMAVWDPHTDSLEYDGNIEEIQVILWKGHCSVHQNFTVKNIESVRKNHPDMNIIVHPECCYEVVAASDYAGSTKYIIDMIESAPVGSKWAIGTEMNLVNRIIQQHPDKEIVSLNPFMCPCLTMNRIDLPHLLWVLEMIEGGEEINVISVDKQVTKEAVLALNRMLERV from the coding sequence ATGAGTATTTTAGAAAAAGTACAGCCAATTGAAACGATGTTACCAGAGCGTTATTACACAATGTCAATGGAAAATATGGAAAAGCGTGTTCGTGAAATTAAAGAAAAAATGGGGAAAACGTTATTTATTCCAGGGCATCATTATCAAAAGGATGAAGTTGTACAATTTTCTGATGCAGCAGGGGACTCACTTCAGCTTGCGCAAGTTGCAGCGAGTAATAAAGAAGCAAAATACATTGTGTTTTGTGGTGTGCACTTTATGGCAGAAACAGCAGATATGTTAACGACAGATGAACAAGTTGTCATCTTACCAGATATGCGCGCAGGTTGTTCAATGGCGGACATGGCAGATATTGAACAAACAGAAAGAGCGTGGAAAGAGCTCACGAAGTTATTTGGAGATACGATGATTCCGTTAACATATGTAAATTCTACAGCTGCAATTAAAGCGTTTTGCGGTCGTAATGGTGGAGCGACAGTAACTTCTTCAAATGCAAAACAAATGGTTTCTTGGGCGTTTACACAAAAAGAGCGTCTTGTCTTTTTACCAGACCAACATTTAGGAAGAAATACAGCGCACGATTTAGGTATTCCGTTAGATAAAATGGCGGTATGGGATCCACATACAGATTCATTAGAATACGATGGAAACATAGAAGAAATCCAAGTGATTTTATGGAAAGGACATTGTTCAGTTCATCAAAACTTTACAGTGAAAAATATTGAAAGTGTGCGGAAAAATCATCCGGATATGAATATTATTGTACATCCAGAATGTTGCTATGAAGTTGTAGCCGCTTCAGACTATGCAGGTTCAACAAAATACATTATTGATATGATTGAATCAGCTCCAGTTGGAAGTAAATGGGCAATTGGTACAGAAATGAATTTAGTGAACCGAATTATTCAGCAACATCCAGATAAAGAAATTGTTTCACTTAATCCATTTATGTGTCCGTGCTTAACGATGAATCGAATTGACCTCCCTCACTTACTATGGGTGCTTGAAATGATAGAAGGCGGAGAAGAGATTAACGTTATTAGCGTAGACAAACAAGTAACGAAAGAAGCAGTTCTCGCATTAAATCGTATGTTAGAGCGTGTTTAA
- the nadC gene encoding carboxylating nicotinate-nucleotide diphosphorylase — protein sequence MNTIKVKEALNRFFLEDIGERDVTSQLIFPDNLLSKGAFLAKDTGVFAGRLVIESGFKLIDERIEVELHKKDGDLVEKGEIIATVQGPIASLLTAERVILNVIQRMSGIATMTRKAVLALDSSHTRICDTRKTMPGLRMFDKYAVVCGGGFNHRFGLYDGVMIKDNHIAFAGSITKAITSVKEKLGHMVKVEVETETEEQVREAVAAGADIIMFDNRTPDEIREFSKIVPSAIVTEASGGITVEDLSKYGKTGVDYISLGLLTHSVKALDISFNIEA from the coding sequence ATGAACACGATAAAAGTTAAAGAAGCATTAAATCGATTTTTTTTAGAAGATATAGGGGAAAGAGATGTAACATCTCAGCTTATTTTTCCAGATAACTTGCTTTCGAAAGGAGCGTTTCTTGCGAAGGATACAGGGGTCTTTGCAGGACGTTTAGTAATTGAATCAGGATTTAAATTAATTGATGAGAGAATTGAAGTAGAGCTTCATAAAAAAGATGGGGATCTTGTAGAAAAAGGCGAAATCATTGCAACTGTGCAAGGTCCAATTGCCTCGTTATTAACAGCAGAGCGCGTTATATTAAACGTTATTCAGCGTATGAGTGGGATAGCCACGATGACACGTAAAGCGGTTCTTGCGTTAGATAGTAGTCATACTCGCATTTGTGATACGCGAAAAACGATGCCTGGGCTACGTATGTTTGATAAATATGCAGTCGTGTGCGGAGGTGGATTTAACCACCGCTTCGGTTTATATGACGGTGTCATGATTAAAGACAATCATATTGCGTTTGCTGGTTCTATTACAAAAGCTATTACATCGGTGAAAGAAAAATTAGGACATATGGTGAAAGTAGAAGTGGAAACAGAAACGGAGGAGCAAGTGAGAGAGGCAGTAGCAGCCGGTGCGGATATTATTATGTTTGATAACCGTACGCCAGATGAAATTCGAGAGTTTTCAAAGATTGTGCCAAGCGCCATTGTTACGGAAGCGTCAGGTGGCATTACAGTTGAAGATTTATCGAAATATGGAAAAACAGGGGTAGATTATATTTCACTTGGATTGTTAACACATTCAGTGAAAGCACTTGATATTAGTTTCAATATTGAAGCGTAA
- the nadB gene encoding L-aspartate oxidase, with product MPSADVLIIGSGVAALRVAKEICHEKNVIIITKETKRNNNTHLAQGGIAAAVAAYDNPNDHFEDTLVAGCHYNNEEVVRYLVEEGPKEINNLIERGMKFDGDETGPHLGKEGAHRKRRILHAGGDATGKNLLEHLIQEVAPYVTVVEQEMVLDFIIEKDKCVGALTRNNKGELKRYNADYTVLASGGIGGLYAFTSNDETITGDGLAMVYRAGGELVDLEFIQFHPTMLYAGGRCSGLVSEAVRGEGAVLINGKGQRFMMEIHPEQDLAPRDVVARAIHEQLLAGEKVYLNIEMIQNFEQRFPTVSSICKTNGVDINKKLIPIVPGTHFHMGGVKTNCDGETSILNLYAVGEVACNGVHGANRLASNSLLEGLVFGKRIGRHILSRETKEKVNMLAEKEAKFIVLNHLPTKEEIQKCMMKYVGIVRTEHSLSYAKRWLSKYGVRNMILQHDVLTNEEITLINMLTVCELIVVSALQREESIGGHYRSDYPDRNIGKKEIVRVKRKLQIV from the coding sequence ATGCCAAGTGCAGATGTCTTAATTATTGGAAGTGGCGTTGCGGCACTTCGTGTTGCAAAAGAGATTTGTCACGAAAAGAATGTGATTATTATCACAAAGGAGACGAAACGTAATAATAATACACATTTAGCTCAAGGTGGAATTGCCGCAGCGGTAGCGGCATATGACAATCCTAATGATCATTTTGAAGATACGTTAGTAGCAGGGTGTCATTATAACAATGAAGAAGTGGTCCGTTATTTAGTCGAGGAAGGACCGAAAGAAATTAATAACCTTATTGAAAGAGGAATGAAATTTGATGGAGATGAAACAGGTCCTCATCTTGGAAAAGAAGGGGCGCATCGAAAACGTCGTATTTTACATGCAGGTGGCGATGCAACAGGAAAGAATTTATTAGAGCATCTTATTCAAGAAGTAGCTCCATACGTTACGGTAGTGGAACAGGAAATGGTGCTCGATTTTATTATAGAAAAAGATAAATGTGTTGGGGCTTTAACTCGCAACAATAAAGGAGAACTGAAACGTTACAATGCAGATTATACGGTGTTAGCTTCAGGCGGTATTGGCGGTTTATACGCCTTTACTTCTAATGATGAGACAATTACAGGCGATGGACTTGCAATGGTGTACCGCGCAGGTGGGGAACTTGTAGATTTAGAGTTTATACAATTTCATCCGACGATGTTATACGCGGGTGGGCGTTGTTCCGGTCTCGTGTCCGAAGCTGTTCGCGGAGAAGGAGCTGTCCTTATAAATGGAAAAGGACAGCGTTTTATGATGGAGATACATCCTGAACAGGATCTAGCCCCGCGTGATGTAGTGGCTAGGGCTATTCATGAACAGCTACTTGCGGGTGAAAAAGTGTACTTAAACATCGAAATGATTCAAAACTTTGAACAACGCTTTCCGACCGTGTCATCGATATGTAAAACAAATGGAGTCGATATAAATAAAAAACTTATTCCGATCGTGCCCGGTACTCATTTTCACATGGGCGGCGTGAAAACGAACTGTGATGGAGAGACGTCTATTCTGAACTTATACGCAGTCGGTGAAGTAGCTTGTAACGGGGTTCATGGTGCAAATAGATTAGCGAGTAATTCATTATTAGAAGGTCTTGTGTTTGGAAAAAGAATCGGACGACACATTTTATCTAGAGAGACAAAAGAAAAGGTGAACATGCTAGCCGAAAAGGAAGCAAAGTTTATCGTTCTGAATCATTTACCGACGAAAGAAGAAATACAAAAATGCATGATGAAATATGTTGGGATTGTGCGAACAGAGCACAGTTTATCTTATGCGAAGAGATGGCTTAGTAAGTATGGTGTTCGAAATATGATATTACAACATGATGTTCTTACGAATGAAGAGATAACGCTTATTAATATGTTAACGGTTTGTGAGCTTATAGTTGTGTCAGCCTTGCAAAGAGAAGAAAGTATTGGCGGGCATTACCGGAGTGATTATCCAGATAGAAATATAGGAAAGAAAGAGATTGTTCGAGTAAAGAGAAAACTACAAATTGTGTGA
- a CDS encoding IscS subfamily cysteine desulfurase produces the protein MMIYLDYAATTPMSGEALQTYMKAASQYFGNEQSLHDIGGTASSLLQVCRKTFAEMIGGKEQGVFFTSCGSESNYLAIQSLLSARNKKHIITTPMEHASIRSYFQSLKSKGYTITEIPVDKSGLICLVDLEAAITEDTVLASIQHGNSEIGTVQNIAEIGALLKTYNILFHTDCVQTFGKLPIHVFEMGIDSLSVSAHKIYGPKGVGACYINPQVRWAQIFPGTSHEKGFRPGTVNVPGIASFLTAAENILKNQQVESLRFKELRSYFLEELQTLPLEIEVEGHSTSCLPHIIGVTIKGIEGQYTMLECNRRGIAISTGSACQVGKQEPSKTMLAIGRTYEEAKQYVRFSFGQQTTKEQIDTTIHALHTIGNQFYRGVKS, from the coding sequence ATGATGATATATCTTGACTATGCAGCTACTACACCTATGAGCGGGGAAGCGTTACAAACATATATGAAAGCAGCTTCGCAATACTTCGGAAATGAACAAAGTTTACATGATATTGGAGGAACGGCTTCTTCTTTATTACAAGTTTGCCGAAAAACATTTGCGGAAATGATTGGAGGCAAAGAACAAGGAGTATTTTTCACAAGCTGTGGATCGGAATCGAACTATCTTGCGATTCAATCACTTCTAAGTGCCCGAAATAAGAAGCATATTATTACGACACCTATGGAACATGCATCCATTCGAAGTTATTTTCAATCTCTAAAATCAAAAGGCTATACGATCACTGAAATTCCTGTTGATAAAAGCGGACTCATTTGTTTAGTAGATTTAGAGGCAGCTATTACAGAAGATACTGTGCTAGCAAGTATACAGCATGGTAACTCTGAAATTGGGACTGTTCAAAACATAGCAGAAATTGGGGCCCTTTTAAAAACATATAATATTTTATTTCATACGGATTGTGTGCAAACGTTTGGTAAACTGCCTATCCATGTTTTTGAGATGGGAATTGATAGTCTTTCTGTTTCAGCACACAAAATATACGGTCCAAAAGGTGTCGGCGCTTGCTATATAAATCCGCAAGTTCGCTGGGCACAAATATTCCCGGGAACTTCTCACGAAAAAGGATTTCGCCCAGGCACAGTGAACGTTCCTGGCATCGCATCTTTTTTAACAGCTGCTGAAAATATATTGAAAAATCAACAGGTAGAAAGTTTACGTTTTAAAGAGTTACGATCCTACTTTTTAGAGGAATTACAAACACTTCCGCTAGAAATTGAAGTAGAAGGTCATTCTACTTCTTGTTTACCACATATTATTGGGGTTACAATAAAAGGAATAGAAGGTCAATATACAATGCTAGAATGCAACCGCCGCGGTATTGCCATCTCGACCGGAAGTGCTTGCCAAGTTGGTAAACAAGAACCTTCGAAAACAATGCTTGCAATTGGAAGAACGTATGAAGAGGCTAAACAATATGTCCGCTTCTCTTTCGGACAACAAACAACGAAAGAACAAATTGATACTACTATTCATGCACTACACACAATTGGAAATCAATTTTATAGAGGTGTTAAATCATAA
- a CDS encoding MOSC domain-containing protein, translating to MGIELVHFSTGKPKQMKYGEDKEMITGICKDPTEEAFLSKDGFRGDDVADLKHHGGPDRAVCVYPHEHYALWEEEFQTTLPASTFGENITVTNMLERDVCIGDTYQLGEAIIQVTQARVPCSTISKRLGIPGILPRIVATGFTGYLCRVLQEGTVRKDSKITLLKRPSNNVSVLFSNEIYFHNRKDKDGIEKILAVPELANIWRGQLEDRLAKLK from the coding sequence ATGGGAATTGAACTCGTTCACTTTAGTACTGGTAAACCGAAACAAATGAAATATGGCGAAGATAAAGAAATGATAACAGGTATATGTAAAGATCCTACAGAAGAGGCCTTTCTCTCAAAAGACGGATTTCGTGGTGATGACGTAGCGGATTTAAAACATCACGGCGGTCCTGATCGCGCTGTTTGTGTGTACCCACACGAGCATTACGCACTATGGGAAGAGGAATTTCAAACTACGCTTCCAGCTTCCACATTTGGCGAAAACATTACCGTAACAAATATGTTAGAGCGTGATGTTTGCATCGGAGATACATATCAGCTTGGTGAAGCAATCATTCAAGTGACACAAGCAAGAGTACCTTGTAGCACTATTTCAAAACGCCTCGGTATTCCTGGCATACTGCCGCGCATTGTAGCAACTGGATTTACTGGCTACCTATGCCGCGTTCTTCAAGAAGGTACTGTACGTAAAGATTCTAAAATCACATTGCTAAAACGTCCATCAAACAATGTATCTGTTTTGTTTTCTAACGAAATTTATTTTCATAATAGAAAAGATAAAGATGGCATTGAAAAGATTCTTGCTGTTCCTGAACTAGCCAATATTTGGCGTGGTCAGTTAGAGGATCGTCTTGCTAAGTTAAAGTAA
- the pheA gene encoding prephenate dehydratase — translation MIRVGYLGPEATFTNMAVSRFFPEAEHVPYRTIPDCIDAAANESVDFAVVPLENAIEGSVNITVDYLVHERPLSIVGEITVPIQQHLLVHPQYAEVWGEVYAVHSHPHAIAQCHKFLNEELKGVTVRDMTSTSAAAQYVKEHPEEKIAAIANEAAAEKYGLTIVRRDIHTHKNNHTRFLVLHKKKKVILSNNGENRGEKTTLMITLPADYAGALYQVLSAFAWRKLNLSKIESRPMKTGLGNYFFLIDVDKAYDDVLLPGVTMELEALGFSVTVLGSYSSYWL, via the coding sequence ATGATTCGAGTAGGATATTTAGGACCAGAAGCAACATTTACAAATATGGCGGTGAGTCGTTTTTTTCCGGAAGCAGAGCATGTACCGTATCGAACGATTCCGGATTGTATAGATGCAGCCGCAAATGAAAGTGTAGATTTCGCAGTCGTACCGTTAGAAAACGCAATAGAAGGTTCAGTAAATATAACGGTCGATTACCTTGTGCATGAGCGACCACTTTCTATTGTAGGAGAAATTACAGTACCAATTCAGCAACATTTACTCGTACATCCGCAGTATGCAGAAGTGTGGGGAGAAGTATATGCAGTGCATTCACATCCGCATGCTATCGCACAATGTCATAAGTTTTTAAATGAAGAATTAAAAGGGGTAACTGTTCGAGACATGACATCAACAAGTGCTGCTGCACAATATGTGAAAGAACATCCTGAAGAAAAAATCGCTGCCATTGCAAATGAAGCAGCCGCAGAAAAATACGGATTAACAATTGTAAGACGTGACATTCATACGCATAAAAACAATCATACACGCTTCCTAGTGCTCCATAAGAAAAAGAAAGTAATACTCTCAAATAACGGAGAAAACCGCGGGGAGAAAACGACGCTTATGATAACGTTACCTGCAGATTATGCAGGGGCACTATATCAAGTGTTATCAGCTTTTGCATGGAGAAAATTAAATTTATCAAAAATCGAATCGCGCCCGATGAAAACAGGACTCGGAAATTACTTTTTCTTAATCGATGTCGATAAAGCATACGATGACGTATTATTGCCAGGCGTAACGATGGAACTTGAAGCGCTCGGTTTTTCTGTTACTGTGCTGGGGAGCTATTCTTCTTATTGGTTGTAA